From Endozoicomonas sp. 8E, the proteins below share one genomic window:
- the sdhD gene encoding succinate dehydrogenase, hydrophobic membrane anchor protein, whose protein sequence is MVTNITNLSRSGLYDWMLQRLSAIILAAYTLFIGGYVLINPGLDFQQWSGLFEQTWMKVFTLLAILSIAAHAWVGMWTIATDYLNARAFGNKSVLIRFPFQLICFVAVFSYIVWGIQILWGN, encoded by the coding sequence ATGGTAACAAATATTACCAACTTGTCCCGAAGTGGACTCTACGACTGGATGTTGCAGAGGCTGTCTGCCATCATTCTGGCTGCGTACACCTTGTTTATAGGTGGCTATGTTCTCATAAATCCCGGTCTGGATTTTCAGCAATGGAGCGGCCTGTTTGAACAGACCTGGATGAAGGTGTTTACCTTGCTCGCCATTCTGTCCATTGCTGCCCACGCCTGGGTGGGAATGTGGACAATAGCCACTGACTACCTGAATGCTCGTGCATTTGGGAATAAGTCTGTTTTGATTCGTTTCCCCTTCCAGCTGATCTGTTTTGTGGCAGTATTCAGTTACATCGTCTGGGGCATTCAAATTCTCTGGGGTAATTGA